Proteins co-encoded in one Bacillus sp. FSL H8-0547 genomic window:
- a CDS encoding putative 2-aminoethylphosphonate ABC transporter substrate-binding protein, with translation MLLTACGSDKANGSADKEGELTVYTAIEEELIPQYLKSFEEKYPNVKLNIVRDSTGVMTAKLLAEGKDTKADVVWGLAASSLLALDGKDMLEGYTPKDSEKILPQYKDAAQPEKWVGNTAFMTGIVVNKAELEKRNLPVPKTYEDLTKPEYKGMIVMPHPASSGTGYLTVNAWLQMMGENKGYDYMKKLHQNIGTYTHSGSKPAKLAGAGEYPIGISLVYSGVTQKQDGAPVEVILPEEGLGWDVEANGLIAKNDSKNKETAKLFLDWAISDDVMKEYYDANGFSTMKNEFKKPQAFPDGVQENMYKENDLMWAAENRSKILETWEAEFGEKAEPEE, from the coding sequence ATGCTCTTAACAGCTTGCGGATCTGACAAAGCAAACGGATCGGCGGATAAAGAAGGAGAACTCACTGTTTATACTGCAATTGAAGAGGAGCTTATCCCGCAATACTTGAAATCGTTTGAAGAAAAATATCCTAATGTCAAGTTAAACATTGTCCGCGATTCAACTGGAGTTATGACAGCTAAACTGCTTGCAGAAGGAAAAGACACAAAAGCGGATGTTGTCTGGGGCCTTGCAGCTTCAAGTCTGCTTGCACTTGACGGAAAAGACATGCTTGAGGGATATACACCAAAGGATTCTGAAAAAATTCTACCGCAGTATAAGGATGCTGCACAGCCAGAAAAGTGGGTTGGGAATACAGCATTTATGACAGGAATCGTTGTGAACAAAGCCGAGCTCGAAAAAAGAAATCTGCCTGTTCCAAAGACTTATGAGGACCTGACAAAGCCGGAATACAAAGGCATGATTGTGATGCCGCACCCCGCTTCCTCCGGCACAGGATACTTAACGGTCAACGCGTGGCTGCAGATGATGGGCGAGAACAAAGGCTATGACTATATGAAAAAGCTTCATCAGAATATTGGTACATACACTCACTCCGGATCGAAGCCGGCTAAGCTTGCTGGTGCAGGAGAATACCCAATTGGCATTTCACTGGTCTACAGCGGGGTAACACAAAAGCAGGACGGAGCGCCTGTAGAAGTCATTCTTCCTGAAGAAGGACTTGGCTGGGATGTTGAAGCAAACGGACTGATTGCCAAAAATGACTCAAAGAACAAAGAGACAGCGAAATTGTTTCTCGACTGGGCCATTTCAGATGATGTGATGAAAGAATATTACGATGCAAATGGCTTTTCCACAATGAAAAACGAATTTAAAAAACCGCAGGCTTTCCCAGACGGAGTACAAGAAAATATGTACAAAGAAAACGATCTGATGTGGGCTGCTGAAAACCGCAGCAAGATTCTGGAAACGTGGGAAGCGGAATTTGGAGAAAAGGCCGAGCCTGAAGAATAA
- the phnX gene encoding phosphonoacetaldehyde hydrolase → MKNIQGLILDWAGTTVDYGCFAPLQVFIEVFKNRDIAITAEEARRPMGLLKIDHIRALCDMPRINREWISIHGHEPSEQDIQEMYAEFEKTLFEILTNFTTPLPGVVQTVQKLREKGLKIGSTTGYTKEMMKIVAPYAKEKGYQPDFLFTPDDVNAGRPYPWMAYMNAMELGIYPMNRLLKAGDTVSDIKEGINAGMITVGIILGSNELGLTEEEVQAMDRTELNRKMETVKKRFLEAGAHYVINEFSDLIPLLEELEKGDMGHE, encoded by the coding sequence ATGAAGAACATACAGGGATTAATTCTGGATTGGGCAGGGACAACGGTCGACTATGGCTGTTTCGCCCCTTTACAGGTTTTTATAGAAGTATTTAAAAATCGTGATATTGCGATTACAGCCGAGGAAGCAAGGAGACCAATGGGCCTTTTAAAAATAGACCATATCCGTGCACTTTGCGATATGCCGCGCATAAACCGGGAGTGGATAAGCATTCACGGGCATGAGCCTTCTGAGCAGGATATTCAGGAGATGTATGCAGAATTTGAGAAGACTCTGTTTGAGATCCTTACAAACTTCACGACTCCGCTTCCGGGTGTTGTTCAGACTGTTCAAAAGCTCCGTGAAAAAGGGCTGAAGATTGGTTCCACGACCGGCTATACAAAAGAAATGATGAAAATTGTGGCTCCCTATGCAAAAGAGAAAGGCTACCAGCCTGATTTCCTCTTCACACCAGATGATGTAAATGCTGGACGCCCTTATCCTTGGATGGCCTATATGAATGCGATGGAGTTGGGGATTTATCCAATGAACAGGCTTTTGAAGGCAGGCGACACCGTTTCGGACATAAAAGAGGGAATAAATGCCGGGATGATCACTGTCGGCATCATTCTCGGGAGCAATGAACTTGGCCTAACAGAAGAGGAGGTACAGGCAATGGACCGCACTGAACTGAATCGCAAAATGGAAACTGTGAAAAAACGATTTCTCGAAGCAGGCGCTCATTATGTGATCAATGAGTTCAGCGACTTGATTCCGCTGCTTGAAGAACTGGAAAAAGGGGACATGGGGCATGAATAA
- a CDS encoding DeoR/GlpR family DNA-binding transcription regulator, with amino-acid sequence MSLLAEERKRLITEIIEKQGRVKVNDLAKEFNVSTETIRRYLEDLEQENKLKKVHGGAVRLSDETEEPGLFEREVTRIEEKNRIAKKAVSYIKEGDVIFIDEGSTTLQMIAPLCGCPNITVITNSFPAAALLISYSNKNLFDGEVIFIGGSVRSKHYRSSGVMAEQMAKEFYVDKAFIAIDGISADAGITCYDMEKAVLSKIFIQNASEVFVLADSSKVGLRANFKMVPIEKIDKLISDAGLPDGWELPCEWIIS; translated from the coding sequence ATGTCTTTATTAGCAGAGGAAAGAAAACGTCTCATTACTGAAATCATTGAAAAGCAGGGCAGAGTAAAGGTCAATGATCTTGCAAAAGAGTTTAATGTGTCGACAGAAACAATCAGACGCTATCTAGAGGACCTTGAGCAGGAAAACAAACTGAAAAAAGTACACGGGGGAGCCGTCAGACTGTCTGATGAAACGGAAGAACCCGGACTTTTTGAACGTGAGGTTACTAGGATAGAAGAAAAAAACAGAATCGCTAAAAAAGCTGTTTCGTACATCAAAGAAGGCGACGTGATTTTCATCGATGAGGGAAGCACAACCCTTCAGATGATTGCCCCATTATGCGGGTGTCCCAATATCACGGTTATTACAAACTCTTTCCCGGCTGCAGCCTTATTAATTTCCTATTCAAACAAAAACCTTTTTGATGGTGAGGTTATATTTATCGGCGGAAGTGTGAGAAGCAAGCATTATCGCTCATCTGGTGTGATGGCAGAGCAAATGGCTAAGGAATTCTATGTAGATAAAGCATTTATTGCTATAGACGGCATTTCAGCGGATGCAGGCATAACATGCTACGATATGGAGAAAGCGGTTCTTTCAAAGATTTTTATTCAAAATGCCTCTGAAGTATTTGTCCTGGCAGACTCCTCTAAAGTCGGTCTTCGCGCAAACTTCAAAATGGTTCCTATTGAAAAAATAGATAAATTGATTTCAGATGCGGGCTTGCCGGATGGCTGGGAGCTTCCCTGTGAATGGATCATAAGCTGA
- a CDS encoding NADP-dependent oxidoreductase, translated as MKMSQKQILLAERPSGKPTAETFRYTEVPVPSPESGQVLIRTLYLSVDPYMRGRMNEGKSYVAPFELNQPISGGVVGEIVEANGSKLKKGDFVIGNLPWQEYSVAGENEVRQIDPSLAPIQAYLGILGMPGLTAYFGLLDIGKPKEGETVVVSGAAGAVGSIVGQLAKIKGARVVGIAGSDEKISYLIDELGFDAAINYKTQNVGKALEEACPNGVDVYYDNVGGEISEAVHKLLNKFARIPVCGAISTYNSDGKDVGPRIESTLIKSSVLMQGFVVGDFSSRFGEGARELGGWLKEGRLKYEETIVEGFENIPQAFLGLFEGTNLGKQLVKVADPSA; from the coding sequence TTGAAGATGAGCCAAAAACAGATACTGCTTGCAGAACGCCCGTCGGGAAAGCCGACTGCTGAAACCTTCCGCTACACGGAAGTTCCTGTTCCATCACCCGAATCAGGACAAGTACTGATCCGCACTCTCTATCTGTCAGTCGATCCTTATATGCGCGGCCGGATGAATGAAGGGAAATCCTACGTTGCTCCTTTCGAGCTTAACCAGCCTATCTCAGGCGGGGTAGTCGGAGAAATTGTTGAAGCAAACGGCAGCAAGCTGAAAAAGGGAGACTTTGTCATCGGAAACCTCCCGTGGCAGGAATACTCTGTCGCAGGCGAAAATGAAGTTCGTCAGATTGACCCTTCTCTCGCGCCCATTCAGGCTTACCTCGGCATTCTTGGCATGCCCGGTTTGACCGCTTATTTTGGACTGCTCGACATCGGCAAGCCGAAAGAAGGCGAAACCGTGGTCGTATCAGGTGCTGCAGGAGCGGTTGGTTCAATTGTCGGACAGCTTGCTAAAATTAAAGGCGCCCGTGTTGTAGGAATTGCCGGATCAGATGAAAAGATTTCTTATTTGATTGATGAACTTGGATTTGACGCTGCCATCAACTATAAAACACAGAACGTCGGCAAAGCGCTTGAAGAGGCATGCCCGAACGGAGTAGATGTCTACTATGATAATGTAGGCGGAGAAATTTCGGAAGCCGTTCATAAACTTCTGAACAAATTTGCCCGTATTCCTGTTTGCGGAGCAATCTCCACTTATAATTCAGACGGCAAAGACGTCGGTCCCCGCATCGAATCAACGCTGATTAAATCAAGCGTCCTGATGCAGGGCTTTGTTGTAGGCGACTTTTCCTCCCGCTTCGGCGAAGGCGCAAGAGAGCTTGGCGGCTGGCTGAAAGAAGGAAGACTGAAGTATGAAGAGACAATCGTTGAAGGCTTTGAAAACATTCCCCAGGCATTCCTTGGCTTGTTCGAGGGCACGAACCTCGGCAAGCAGCTTGTGAAGGTTGCAGATCCTTCTGCTTGA
- a CDS encoding 5-formyltetrahydrofolate cyclo-ligase, with translation MITKDEIRQNKWQRLEDEKLGGFPFPLKNRIPNFKGAAAAAELVSQMDIYKQAEVVKINPDAPQLPLRARVIKDGKTLLVPTPRLKAGFIMLKREWVPSGEERKAVSLKNIRQYGKEISLSEMPKVDLFVAGSVAVHKDGRRIGKGEGYSDREYAIMRELGNPDIPVISTIHSIQVTDEDFKVDTYDLPVDYIVTEQGIIETDTPYQKPDGIQWDLVTEDEKKEMPVLMEVWNLTHKD, from the coding sequence ATGATCACAAAAGATGAAATCAGACAGAATAAGTGGCAAAGGCTCGAAGATGAAAAATTAGGAGGATTTCCGTTTCCGCTGAAGAACCGAATTCCGAACTTTAAGGGTGCGGCTGCAGCAGCTGAACTTGTTTCACAGATGGACATTTACAAACAGGCTGAGGTTGTCAAAATCAATCCCGACGCCCCGCAGCTTCCTCTCAGAGCCCGTGTGATAAAGGACGGAAAAACCCTTCTCGTTCCGACACCGAGGCTCAAAGCAGGATTTATTATGCTGAAAAGAGAATGGGTCCCGTCCGGTGAAGAGAGGAAGGCTGTAAGCTTAAAAAATATCAGGCAGTATGGAAAGGAAATCTCTCTGTCCGAGATGCCGAAGGTTGACCTGTTTGTCGCAGGTTCTGTTGCTGTCCATAAGGACGGGAGAAGAATTGGAAAAGGAGAGGGATACTCAGACCGCGAGTATGCCATTATGAGAGAGCTTGGCAACCCTGACATTCCTGTTATCTCGACCATTCACAGCATTCAGGTAACGGACGAAGACTTTAAGGTTGATACATATGACTTGCCGGTGGACTATATCGTAACCGAACAGGGAATCATTGAAACAGATACTCCCTATCAAAAGCCTGACGGCATTCAATGGGACCTTGTAACGGAGGATGAAAAGAAAGAGATGCCGGTTTTAATGGAAGTGTGGAACCTTACGCACAAGGACTGA
- a CDS encoding amino acid permease, giving the protein MSNKHDHSSDQKDELARGLKSRHVTMIALGGAIGAGIFQGSSSSIELAGPGVIISYLLAGIILYFVMQAMAEMAVHQPKAKTLRDLIETILGPFAGFFAGWIYFISWMLVMAAEMAAAAGFLKYWFPDVPMWLLSLGVSILITVINLFAVGIFGETEYWLAALKITVLTLFIILGGVLIFTGIGGGSAAGFSNLTEHGGFLPFGISGIAASMLVVMFSFGGTEMIGMTLGETENPEKVIPRAARSVIVRILVFYVLPILIIVSLMPWNMVGAESPFVSVFDRIGIPYVGGFMNFVLLTAVISAANTGMYAASRLLYTQALSGNAPSYFSKLSAKKVPVRALLASTSFLYIGVIIAVFAEEKTFGYLMVVPGYAILSIWILLTVAHLKSRKKGEELRGFYVKSYPYSSWFSLVALLAILAGILITSPPAGTIIAIGVAVLLVILYAVGAKK; this is encoded by the coding sequence ATGAGCAATAAACATGACCATTCGTCTGATCAAAAAGACGAGTTAGCCAGAGGGCTTAAATCAAGGCACGTCACCATGATTGCACTTGGCGGCGCCATTGGAGCAGGCATTTTTCAGGGAAGCAGTTCATCGATTGAGCTTGCAGGCCCAGGTGTTATTATTTCGTACTTGTTGGCAGGCATTATTCTTTATTTTGTGATGCAGGCAATGGCGGAAATGGCTGTTCATCAGCCGAAAGCAAAAACGCTCAGAGATTTAATTGAGACCATTCTCGGACCGTTTGCCGGCTTCTTTGCCGGATGGATTTATTTTATCAGCTGGATGCTGGTTATGGCAGCGGAAATGGCTGCTGCGGCCGGTTTCCTGAAATACTGGTTTCCGGATGTGCCGATGTGGCTGCTGTCACTTGGTGTTTCCATCCTGATTACGGTCATCAATTTGTTTGCAGTAGGTATTTTCGGTGAAACGGAATACTGGCTTGCAGCGCTTAAAATTACGGTTCTTACACTTTTCATCATTCTCGGCGGTGTCCTGATCTTTACCGGGATCGGCGGGGGAAGTGCAGCCGGATTTTCAAATCTGACAGAGCACGGCGGCTTCTTGCCGTTTGGCATTTCAGGCATTGCAGCCTCCATGCTTGTTGTCATGTTTTCTTTTGGCGGAACAGAAATGATTGGCATGACGCTCGGTGAAACGGAAAATCCTGAAAAAGTGATACCGAGAGCCGCACGGAGTGTCATCGTAAGGATTCTCGTTTTTTATGTTCTTCCAATCTTAATTATTGTAAGCCTCATGCCGTGGAATATGGTAGGAGCGGAAAGCCCGTTTGTCTCAGTTTTTGACCGAATCGGCATTCCTTATGTAGGTGGCTTTATGAATTTTGTCCTCTTGACGGCCGTCATATCTGCTGCGAATACAGGCATGTATGCAGCATCAAGACTGCTTTACACGCAGGCGCTGAGCGGAAATGCACCGTCCTATTTCTCAAAGCTGTCTGCTAAAAAGGTCCCTGTCAGAGCTCTGCTTGCGAGCACATCCTTTCTATACATCGGTGTGATCATTGCCGTTTTTGCAGAGGAAAAGACATTCGGTTACTTGATGGTTGTACCGGGCTATGCGATTCTGTCCATTTGGATTCTGCTGACAGTCGCCCACTTGAAAAGCAGGAAAAAGGGGGAAGAGCTTCGTGGCTTTTATGTGAAAAGCTATCCGTACTCCTCCTGGTTCTCGCTAGTGGCCCTGCTTGCAATCCTGGCAGGTATTCTAATTACTTCTCCTCCCGCAGGAACCATCATTGCAATTGGCGTTGCCGTGCTGCTGGTTATCCTATATGCAGTCGGGGCAAAAAAATAA
- a CDS encoding GNAT family N-acetyltransferase: MIVRRMNRLQKEQITPLLEESKSEGFRFVERLVHDFQTGKNKFSLPGEALFGVFHHDKLIAVGGLNRDSYDQDERMCRIRRFYVGKEYRRRGAGSLLLQTLLREAVPTFSEACLRTDTKEAAGFYERAGFRKIQSDHATHRLTLGGEELQ, encoded by the coding sequence ATGATCGTCAGACGAATGAATAGACTCCAAAAAGAACAGATAACACCGCTTTTAGAGGAAAGTAAAAGCGAGGGATTCCGTTTTGTTGAAAGGCTTGTTCATGATTTCCAAACCGGAAAAAACAAGTTCAGTCTTCCGGGTGAAGCGCTGTTTGGCGTGTTTCATCATGATAAATTAATTGCTGTCGGGGGACTGAACCGTGACTCGTACGATCAGGATGAACGAATGTGCAGAATCAGAAGATTTTATGTAGGAAAAGAGTACAGGAGAAGAGGAGCGGGAAGCCTGCTCTTACAAACGCTATTACGTGAGGCGGTTCCGACCTTTTCAGAGGCTTGTTTACGAACAGATACAAAAGAAGCAGCCGGTTTTTATGAGCGTGCAGGATTCAGGAAAATTCAGTCAGACCATGCAACACACCGGCTTACATTAGGAGGAGAAGAGCTTCAATGA
- a CDS encoding ATP-binding cassette domain-containing protein, whose protein sequence is MHTSYLRVEGVEKRFKQHTALKNVSFDIRKNEFVCLLGPSGCGKTTLLRIIAGLEEPDAGRIFAGGKDITALPPAKRNFGIVFQSYALFPNLTALQNIEFGLRARKYEKKRIKEKAMEALALVELLHVKDKYPAQLSGGMQQRVSLARAIALEPDFLLLDEPLSALDAKVREKLRNEIRSVQEKLGITTIMVTHDQEEALTMADRIFVMDQAEIKQAGTPQEIYHKPNQPFVADFIGSMNFLNESMETAIRPEHVVVEEGKGTAAVIEAIEFKGPVYRVKVRMTEAASTFYNQQIIIDLSAYAAKEINLERGNVISISLPESRLLDFKEQVVS, encoded by the coding sequence ATGCATACCTCCTATTTGCGAGTAGAAGGAGTAGAAAAAAGATTCAAGCAGCATACAGCATTAAAGAATGTTTCATTCGATATTAGGAAAAACGAATTTGTCTGCCTGCTGGGCCCAAGCGGATGCGGGAAAACAACTCTCCTCAGAATCATTGCGGGACTTGAAGAGCCTGATGCCGGCCGTATTTTTGCCGGCGGGAAGGACATCACTGCATTGCCGCCGGCAAAAAGAAACTTTGGAATTGTCTTTCAGTCTTATGCCCTGTTTCCAAATCTCACAGCCTTGCAGAATATTGAATTTGGCTTAAGAGCCCGCAAATATGAGAAAAAAAGAATCAAAGAAAAAGCAATGGAAGCCCTAGCACTGGTTGAACTTCTTCATGTAAAGGACAAATACCCTGCACAGCTTTCTGGAGGCATGCAGCAGCGTGTTTCTTTGGCAAGAGCGATTGCTTTGGAGCCTGATTTTTTGCTGCTGGATGAACCTTTATCTGCACTTGATGCAAAAGTCAGAGAAAAACTCCGCAATGAAATTCGTTCAGTTCAGGAAAAACTCGGGATTACAACAATTATGGTCACTCATGATCAAGAGGAAGCTCTGACGATGGCAGACCGGATCTTTGTCATGGACCAGGCCGAAATTAAGCAGGCTGGCACGCCGCAGGAAATCTACCACAAACCTAACCAGCCGTTTGTAGCAGATTTCATTGGTTCGATGAATTTTCTGAATGAAAGCATGGAAACAGCCATAAGGCCGGAACATGTAGTGGTTGAAGAGGGAAAAGGTACGGCTGCAGTCATTGAAGCTATTGAATTTAAAGGACCTGTTTATCGCGTGAAAGTGAGAATGACCGAGGCTGCTTCGACATTTTATAATCAGCAGATCATCATTGACCTCTCTGCATACGCCGCAAAAGAAATCAACCTGGAAAGAGGAAATGTGATCAGCATTTCACTTCCTGAAAGCCGTCTTCTTGATTTTAAAGAACAGGTGGTAAGTTAA
- the phnW gene encoding 2-aminoethylphosphonate--pyruvate transaminase, translating to MNNPYLLLTPGPLSTSDTVREAMLKDWCTWDKDYNEIVQEIRARLLALAAPGSDKYTAVLMQGSGTFSVESVISSVIPRAGGRLFVACNGAYGERIAEMAAILDIPVLVYRENEQTMLNPDTIDKLLKQNPDITHLAVVHCETTTGMLNPIEEICRTAKKHGIVAIVDAMSSFGGIPINIESLQIDFLISSANKCIQGVPGFGFILAKKSELEKCKGYARSLSLDLYAQYETMEQHDGKWRFTSPTHVVRAFHQALKELEAEGGIKARNVRYTENQLKLVQGMKELGFHALLRKKNQSPIITAFLYPEGKNFTFTSFYGKLKKQGFVIYPGKISEKDTFRIGNIGEVYPEDIDRLLTAVAAVSKEAIQAEKQLI from the coding sequence ATGAATAATCCATACTTGCTATTAACGCCAGGCCCTCTTTCTACGTCAGATACAGTCAGAGAAGCGATGCTTAAGGACTGGTGTACATGGGATAAGGATTACAATGAGATTGTGCAGGAAATACGGGCAAGGCTGCTTGCTTTGGCTGCACCGGGTTCAGATAAATACACGGCTGTTCTGATGCAGGGAAGCGGGACGTTTTCTGTAGAATCCGTTATTTCAAGCGTGATCCCGCGTGCAGGCGGAAGATTGTTTGTTGCCTGCAATGGTGCGTATGGAGAAAGAATTGCTGAGATGGCAGCGATCCTTGATATTCCGGTTCTTGTTTACAGGGAAAATGAACAGACTATGCTCAATCCTGATACGATTGACAAATTGCTTAAACAGAATCCGGACATTACGCATCTGGCTGTTGTCCATTGCGAAACAACGACAGGTATGCTGAATCCGATAGAAGAAATCTGCCGCACGGCGAAAAAACACGGAATTGTTGCCATTGTAGATGCTATGAGCAGCTTTGGGGGAATTCCAATTAACATTGAATCTCTGCAGATAGATTTTTTAATCAGCAGTGCAAACAAATGCATTCAGGGTGTACCGGGTTTTGGATTTATTCTGGCTAAAAAGAGCGAGCTTGAAAAATGCAAAGGATATGCGAGATCTCTCTCTTTAGACCTCTATGCCCAGTATGAAACGATGGAGCAGCATGATGGAAAATGGCGCTTTACTTCACCGACTCATGTTGTAAGAGCATTTCACCAGGCGCTTAAAGAGCTTGAAGCAGAAGGCGGGATTAAGGCAAGGAACGTGCGTTACACAGAGAATCAGCTCAAGCTTGTACAAGGCATGAAGGAGCTTGGATTCCACGCACTGCTTAGGAAGAAAAACCAATCTCCAATTATTACAGCCTTTCTGTATCCGGAGGGGAAAAACTTTACATTTACCAGTTTTTATGGAAAATTGAAAAAGCAGGGGTTTGTCATATACCCCGGAAAAATATCCGAAAAAGATACTTTCAGAATTGGAAACATCGGAGAAGTATACCCTGAGGACATAGACCGGCTGCTGACAGCAGTAGCTGCAGTATCAAAAGAAGCGATACAGGCTGAAAAACAGCTGATATAA
- a CDS encoding putative 2-aminoethylphosphonate ABC transporter permease subunit has protein sequence MQAGHQAGIYIKKRQRQKAGLNEWLQRMLLLFSLLAAAIMLVFPLAALFVQAFFDSEGIFIGLLNFFRYFQSDILIQSLQNTFFVSGVTTVLSVSAAFVYAFAVVRSNVYGKGFFRYTAMLPLFAPTMMHGIALIYLFGNQGLITTGFLGAIPGVKIDLYGPAGIIMAETIYTFPQAFLILMVALSGADKRLYEAADSMGAGKIKTFFAVTLPSVKYGLVSSIFVVFTLSFTDYGAPKVVGGQYNVLATDVYKQVIGQQNMGMGAAVGMILMLPAILAFVVDQMAQRKQQHGDGSKSVPFKVKPNAIRDKLLFLYCFIISFAVIALLLAVLLAASVKNWPYNMTFSMEHYVFDSFTGDGLTAYKNSLIAASLTALFGTIFTFVFAYLIEKFRGMIGLRKVGTLLSIIPLAVPGLVIGLGYIFFFSKQRFTVAGFTVDNPLHFLYGTIAIVVIANIVHFYSVSFITATTALKKLDKEFELVSESMGIPFYQTFMKVTVPMCLPAILEVAMYFFVNSMVTVSAVIFLYSPEFKLAAVSIVNMDDAGNVASAAAMSILIVATNILVRAAYEMAVCWLNKRRSVREEL, from the coding sequence ATGCAGGCAGGCCATCAAGCAGGAATTTACATAAAAAAGCGACAGCGCCAAAAGGCAGGCTTGAACGAGTGGCTGCAGCGCATGCTTCTCCTTTTTTCTCTGCTTGCAGCAGCAATAATGCTCGTTTTTCCTTTAGCGGCGCTTTTTGTCCAGGCTTTTTTTGACAGTGAAGGCATATTCATCGGACTTCTGAATTTCTTCAGATACTTTCAGTCAGACATTCTTATACAATCTCTTCAAAACACGTTCTTCGTATCTGGCGTGACGACGGTTCTCTCTGTGAGTGCTGCGTTTGTGTACGCTTTTGCTGTAGTGCGTTCAAATGTTTACGGAAAAGGATTTTTCCGCTATACGGCCATGCTGCCGCTGTTTGCTCCGACTATGATGCACGGGATTGCACTGATTTACCTCTTTGGAAATCAGGGGCTGATTACAACCGGTTTTTTGGGGGCCATTCCAGGTGTGAAAATTGACTTATACGGACCAGCAGGCATTATCATGGCGGAAACAATCTACACCTTCCCGCAGGCTTTCCTGATTTTGATGGTTGCCTTATCAGGAGCAGACAAGCGTCTGTATGAGGCTGCTGATTCTATGGGCGCCGGTAAGATAAAAACGTTTTTTGCAGTTACTCTTCCTTCCGTAAAATACGGACTGGTCAGCTCCATTTTTGTTGTATTTACTCTGAGTTTTACGGATTACGGAGCTCCAAAAGTGGTTGGAGGACAGTATAACGTACTCGCAACCGATGTATACAAACAGGTGATAGGCCAGCAGAACATGGGAATGGGAGCGGCGGTAGGGATGATTTTGATGCTGCCTGCCATTTTGGCTTTTGTAGTTGATCAGATGGCACAAAGAAAACAGCAGCATGGAGACGGGTCAAAATCGGTGCCTTTTAAAGTTAAACCGAACGCCATAAGAGATAAACTCCTATTTTTATATTGCTTCATCATTTCATTTGCAGTAATCGCCCTGCTTTTAGCCGTTCTTCTGGCAGCCAGTGTTAAAAACTGGCCGTATAACATGACTTTTTCAATGGAGCACTATGTTTTTGACAGTTTTACTGGTGACGGGCTGACAGCTTATAAAAATAGCTTGATTGCTGCATCTTTAACAGCACTTTTTGGAACGATTTTCACGTTTGTTTTTGCCTATCTAATAGAAAAATTCAGAGGCATGATAGGTTTGAGAAAGGTAGGAACACTCTTGTCGATCATTCCCCTTGCTGTGCCGGGGCTTGTCATCGGCCTAGGATATATTTTCTTTTTCAGCAAGCAGCGTTTTACAGTCGCGGGTTTTACGGTGGATAACCCGCTGCATTTTCTGTATGGAACCATTGCGATTGTCGTGATTGCAAACATTGTCCATTTTTACTCAGTATCATTCATTACGGCGACAACAGCGCTGAAGAAACTGGACAAAGAGTTTGAGCTTGTGTCTGAATCAATGGGCATCCCGTTTTATCAGACATTTATGAAGGTCACTGTGCCAATGTGCCTTCCTGCCATTCTTGAAGTGGCCATGTATTTTTTTGTCAACTCAATGGTGACCGTATCAGCTGTCATTTTTCTGTATTCGCCTGAATTCAAGCTTGCTGCTGTCTCCATTGTCAATATGGATGATGCAGGGAACGTCGCTTCAGCAGCAGCCATGAGCATTTTGATTGTCGCTACTAATATTCTTGTCAGAGCTGCCTATGAAATGGCGGTTTGCTGGCTTAATAAACGCAGATCAGTAAGGGAGGAACTTTAA